In Aquimarina spinulae, a single window of DNA contains:
- a CDS encoding T9SS type A sorting domain-containing protein, which translates to MKKLFLLTFIFLSSTLAWSQISQEEAYKILVEKQIIPEGRNQWVYGLQKPIPPNYEIKSFNKTIVSSKFESWLFFIDEDPYANWEHPAKYIFFDIRSGEFETKRATTPPDIIHEMKIFKKYIETRERFLDFAKTNTIACGTSSNKYAVIISGGWNQGSNHIRYWNDCSFVYSTLINKYGYDEANIYTLMSDGTNAAVDISNGTNSNPDLDGDGDNDIQFSATTANITSVFNTLSGILNEDDELFIFTTDHGGVDGSGTSAWDTLLYLWGETITDDQFAIEVNKVNAGKISIVMEQCNSGGFIDDLSGPNRVIATAAKHDELSWAGPTINTDEFVYYWTSAMNEALPSGTVVNPDTNSDGVISKREAFDYAEANDTKPETPQFDETPINLGDQLTLNGTGDLYIKDNRAPYHSVTDSGVEPNTFGGPMWTSRDIWVRQDVDGGTTHENPEYKTTSPNGVYVRVKNRGCAPISDGKLRVYFSKASTGLSWPTHWSNYYDFTPSGSYVLHGDEITSIPLSIPTLNPGDETIIEIPWYPPNPNDFDYDIHHFCLIARIESQIDPIGLETASVNSNTKNNNNIAWKNISVYDVNPSNNINYTNVYIRNIFRKKEDVIDLYFMDGNYGTSTENPFLRNGTVIATMDPELFERWQKEGEGIKIIDKNTVQIYDSKAVMKGIYLKPGESFSMQMQFKLNDNKPFRRPFIFDVVQKNERGIIGGERFDIVYQDKKKNPRQDIITDNISLSIFPNPSNKFLNISFTATKSNTDVSVSIRDFEGNVLISNHKNLYDKGNHVKQVNIESLKKGIYFLRLTMDGKTIVKKIFKR; encoded by the coding sequence ATGAAAAAATTATTTCTTTTAACCTTTATTTTCTTGAGTTCAACTCTGGCCTGGTCCCAGATTTCGCAAGAAGAAGCCTACAAAATTCTAGTAGAAAAACAAATTATTCCCGAAGGACGAAACCAATGGGTATATGGATTACAAAAACCAATTCCTCCTAATTACGAAATCAAAAGTTTTAATAAAACCATAGTATCTTCGAAATTTGAGTCTTGGTTGTTTTTTATTGATGAGGACCCTTATGCAAACTGGGAGCATCCTGCAAAATATATATTCTTTGATATTCGATCAGGTGAGTTTGAAACCAAAAGAGCAACTACACCTCCTGATATAATTCATGAGATGAAGATTTTTAAAAAATATATCGAAACCAGAGAGCGTTTTTTAGATTTTGCAAAAACAAATACTATAGCTTGTGGAACATCCAGTAATAAATATGCCGTTATTATTAGTGGAGGATGGAATCAAGGAAGTAATCATATTCGGTATTGGAATGATTGCTCTTTTGTATACAGTACTTTAATCAACAAGTACGGATATGACGAAGCAAATATTTATACCTTAATGTCTGACGGAACCAATGCTGCGGTTGATATTTCTAACGGAACCAATTCTAATCCTGATTTAGATGGTGATGGGGACAATGATATTCAGTTTTCTGCAACAACCGCTAATATCACTTCTGTTTTTAATACGCTTTCAGGAATCCTAAATGAAGATGATGAATTATTCATTTTTACTACAGACCATGGCGGTGTAGATGGTTCTGGAACATCTGCATGGGATACACTATTATATTTATGGGGAGAAACAATTACAGATGATCAATTCGCAATTGAGGTAAATAAGGTCAATGCCGGGAAAATCTCTATCGTTATGGAACAATGTAATAGTGGTGGGTTTATTGACGATCTATCTGGCCCAAATCGGGTAATTGCAACTGCAGCAAAACATGATGAATTGTCATGGGCAGGTCCTACTATCAATACCGATGAATTTGTTTATTATTGGACTTCAGCAATGAATGAAGCATTACCTTCTGGCACTGTAGTGAATCCAGATACAAATTCTGATGGCGTAATTAGTAAACGTGAAGCATTTGATTACGCAGAAGCTAATGATACTAAACCTGAGACGCCACAATTTGATGAAACACCGATCAACCTCGGGGATCAACTCACATTAAATGGAACTGGTGATCTTTATATCAAAGACAATCGTGCTCCATATCATAGTGTAACCGATTCTGGCGTTGAACCTAATACTTTTGGTGGGCCTATGTGGACAAGTAGAGATATTTGGGTAAGACAAGATGTAGATGGAGGTACAACTCATGAAAACCCAGAGTACAAGACAACAAGTCCTAATGGAGTATATGTACGGGTTAAAAACAGAGGATGTGCTCCAATTTCTGATGGTAAATTAAGAGTATATTTTTCTAAAGCTTCTACGGGATTATCCTGGCCAACACACTGGTCCAATTATTACGATTTTACACCAAGTGGTTCCTATGTGTTACATGGAGATGAAATTACCAGCATACCTTTAAGTATCCCCACGCTCAATCCTGGAGATGAAACCATTATTGAAATTCCTTGGTATCCCCCTAATCCAAATGATTTTGATTATGACATACACCATTTTTGTCTTATTGCCAGAATAGAATCTCAGATTGACCCTATAGGTCTAGAAACAGCTTCAGTTAACAGTAATACCAAAAACAATAATAATATTGCCTGGAAAAACATCTCTGTTTATGATGTAAATCCTTCTAATAATATTAACTATACAAATGTCTATATCAGAAATATTTTTAGGAAAAAAGAAGATGTTATTGACTTGTATTTTATGGATGGAAATTATGGTACTTCAACCGAAAATCCTTTCCTGAGAAATGGAACCGTAATTGCGACCATGGATCCAGAACTATTCGAAAGATGGCAAAAAGAAGGAGAAGGAATTAAAATTATTGATAAAAACACTGTACAGATTTATGATTCTAAAGCAGTTATGAAAGGAATCTATCTAAAACCAGGAGAATCTTTTTCTATGCAGATGCAATTTAAGTTAAATGATAACAAACCTTTTAGGAGACCTTTCATATTTGATGTAGTTCAAAAAAATGAAAGAGGAATTATAGGAGGAGAACGTTTTGATATCGTATATCAGGATAAAAAGAAAAATCCAAGACAAGATATAATTACTGATAATATTTCATTATCAATATTTCCTAACCCATCAAATAAATTCTTAAACATTAGCTTTACAGCAACAAAATCAAATACTGATGTTTCTGTTTCAATACGAGATTTTGAAGGGAACGTACTCATTTCGAATCATAAAAATCTTTATGATAAAGGAAATCACGTAAAACAAGTAAATATAGAATCGCTCAAAAAAGGAATTTACTTTTTAAGACTTACTATGGATGGGAAGACTATTGTGAAGAAAATCTTTAAAAGATAA
- a CDS encoding aldehyde dehydrogenase family protein — MATAILDFGIQEALQQLGVSEHNKGTSTGANWLSSKETISSYSPVDGELIGKVEITTAEDYEKVIQTAAEAFKTWKIMPAPQRGEIVRQFGEALRELKEPLGKLVSYEMGKSYQEGLGEVQEMIDICDFAVGLSRQLHGLTMHSERPGHRMYEQYHPLGVVGIISAFNFPVAVWAWNTALAWICGDVCVWKPSEKTPLCGIACQNIIAKVLKDNSLPEGISCLINGDYKVGEMMTTDKRVPLISATGSTRMGKIVGATVGQRLGKSLLELGGNNAIIVTPDADIKMTVIGAVFGAVGTAGQRCTSTRRLIIHESIYDKVKNAVVAAYGQLRIGNPLDENNHVGPLIDTDAVKGYQNALQKVVEEGGNIVVEGAVLSGEGYESGCYVKPAIAEADNSFEIVQHETFAPVLYLLKYSGDVENAIDAQNGVAQGLSSAIMTNNLREAERFLSHAGSDCGIANVNIGTSGAEIGGAFGGEKETGGGRESGSDAWKVYMRRQTNTINYTTELPLAQGIKFDL, encoded by the coding sequence ATGGCAACAGCAATATTAGATTTCGGAATTCAGGAAGCACTACAGCAACTGGGTGTTTCTGAACACAATAAAGGAACTTCAACTGGAGCAAACTGGCTCTCTTCAAAAGAAACGATTTCATCATATTCACCTGTAGATGGAGAATTGATAGGTAAAGTAGAAATCACGACAGCAGAAGATTATGAAAAAGTAATACAAACTGCAGCTGAGGCATTCAAAACCTGGAAAATAATGCCGGCTCCACAACGTGGAGAAATCGTACGACAGTTTGGAGAAGCTTTACGAGAATTAAAAGAGCCTCTTGGGAAATTGGTTTCTTATGAAATGGGAAAATCTTATCAGGAAGGTTTAGGTGAAGTACAAGAGATGATCGATATCTGTGACTTTGCTGTAGGATTATCAAGACAATTACATGGTTTAACAATGCATTCTGAGCGCCCTGGTCATAGAATGTATGAGCAGTATCATCCACTTGGGGTTGTAGGAATTATCTCTGCATTTAATTTTCCTGTAGCAGTATGGGCCTGGAACACTGCATTAGCATGGATTTGTGGAGATGTATGCGTATGGAAACCTAGTGAGAAAACACCACTTTGCGGAATAGCTTGTCAAAATATTATAGCTAAAGTTTTAAAAGATAATAGTCTGCCAGAAGGAATTTCTTGCTTGATTAATGGAGATTATAAGGTAGGAGAGATGATGACAACAGATAAAAGAGTTCCTTTAATTTCTGCTACAGGTTCTACTAGAATGGGTAAAATTGTAGGAGCAACTGTAGGACAGCGTTTAGGAAAATCACTTTTAGAACTAGGAGGAAACAATGCAATTATCGTTACGCCCGATGCAGATATTAAAATGACTGTGATTGGAGCTGTGTTTGGTGCAGTAGGAACTGCAGGTCAACGTTGTACCTCAACACGCCGATTGATTATACATGAATCTATTTATGATAAAGTAAAAAATGCAGTAGTAGCTGCATATGGACAGTTGAGAATTGGTAATCCTTTGGACGAAAATAACCATGTGGGACCATTAATAGATACTGATGCAGTAAAAGGTTACCAAAATGCATTACAAAAAGTAGTAGAAGAAGGAGGAAATATTGTGGTAGAAGGAGCTGTGCTTTCTGGAGAAGGTTATGAAAGCGGATGTTATGTAAAACCTGCTATTGCAGAAGCTGATAATTCGTTTGAAATTGTACAACACGAAACATTTGCACCAGTATTATACTTATTAAAGTATAGTGGTGATGTAGAAAATGCTATCGATGCTCAAAATGGAGTAGCGCAAGGATTATCCTCTGCAATTATGACCAATAATTTACGTGAAGCAGAACGTTTTCTATCTCATGCAGGGTCTGATTGCGGGATTGCTAATGTAAATATAGGAACCTCTGGTGCCGAGATTGGTGGTGCTTTTGGAGGAGAAAAAGAAACAGGTGGTGGTCGCGAATCGGGATCAGATGCATGGAAAGTCTATATGCGACGTCAAACGAATACAATAAATTATACTACAGAATTGCCGTTGGCTCAAGGAATCAAATTCGATTTATAG